The following are encoded in a window of Flavobacterium sp. WC2421 genomic DNA:
- a CDS encoding OmpA family protein codes for MKIKSYVYIVLLSLLSLKGHAQKAKVAAADKKYEQYAYIDAISTYERVAEKGYKDEKMFQKLGNAYYFNAELDKAAKWYGELFLLNENQEPEYLYRYSQVLKSIGEYAKADKMLDQFNKKSGNDLRAKLYEKHKDYLEEIKANSGRFNVEDAGINSEFSDYGTSFSGNKLVFASARDTGGISKKVFKWTNQSFTNLYSSEVQSNGKLEEPKRFGNRINSKFHESTPVFTKDGSTMYFTRNNFLDGKKGKDSKRITLLKIYKATLEDGEWKDVTELPFNSNQYSVAHPALSNDDKTLYFASDMPGTFGQSDLFKVTINEDGTYSTPENLGTKINTEGRETFPFVSDDNELYFATDGRPGLGGLDIYVAKIEKDKSFNEVQNVGAPINGPKDDFGFFIDSKSRIGFFTSNREGGKGYDDIYKFSETKKLTCEQILKGTITDKESGDFLEDAKMSLFDEKYQLLKGNVTNKRGQYSFEVECGKTYYVRAEKRNYETKEGSISIEKVNGESYLSLELEKRIKPIGVGTDLAKTLDIPIIYFDLDKSFIRKDAAFELEKIVAVMNEFPKIKIDIRSHTDSRQTAQYNEALSDRRAKSTRDWLIKNGIDASRLTAKGYGESQLVNKCADGVQCTEAEHQANRRSEFVVISME; via the coding sequence ATGAAAATTAAATCCTACGTTTACATTGTCCTTTTAAGTCTGCTAAGTCTTAAGGGACATGCTCAAAAAGCCAAAGTAGCTGCAGCTGATAAAAAATATGAGCAGTATGCTTACATTGATGCAATTTCAACTTATGAAAGAGTAGCAGAAAAAGGGTACAAAGACGAAAAAATGTTTCAAAAATTGGGTAATGCTTATTATTTCAATGCAGAATTAGATAAGGCTGCCAAGTGGTACGGTGAACTTTTTTTGCTGAATGAGAATCAAGAGCCAGAATATCTTTATAGGTATTCACAAGTACTTAAGTCAATTGGAGAATATGCTAAAGCAGACAAAATGCTTGATCAGTTTAACAAGAAGTCTGGAAATGACTTAAGAGCTAAATTATACGAAAAGCATAAAGATTATTTAGAAGAAATTAAAGCAAATTCGGGCCGATTTAACGTCGAGGATGCCGGAATCAATTCGGAATTTTCAGATTATGGGACCTCTTTTTCAGGTAACAAATTGGTTTTTGCTTCAGCTCGTGATACTGGTGGGATTTCTAAAAAAGTTTTTAAGTGGACCAATCAATCTTTTACTAATTTGTATAGTTCTGAAGTACAATCAAATGGAAAATTAGAAGAACCAAAACGCTTTGGAAACAGAATTAATTCAAAGTTTCATGAATCTACACCCGTTTTTACAAAAGATGGTTCAACAATGTACTTTACCAGAAATAATTTTCTAGACGGCAAAAAAGGAAAAGACAGTAAAAGAATTACTTTACTAAAAATATATAAAGCAACTTTAGAAGACGGAGAGTGGAAGGATGTCACCGAATTACCATTCAATAGCAATCAATACAGTGTTGCTCATCCTGCTCTAAGTAATGATGATAAAACGTTATATTTTGCTTCAGATATGCCAGGAACTTTTGGACAGTCTGATTTATTTAAAGTAACAATTAATGAAGACGGAACATATTCAACTCCTGAGAATTTAGGCACAAAAATCAATACTGAAGGAAGAGAAACATTTCCTTTCGTCAGTGATGATAACGAGTTGTATTTTGCTACTGATGGCCGTCCAGGACTTGGAGGGTTAGATATTTATGTTGCTAAAATTGAAAAGGACAAAAGTTTTAACGAAGTCCAAAATGTAGGTGCTCCAATTAATGGACCTAAAGATGATTTTGGTTTTTTTATTGATAGCAAAAGCCGTATCGGTTTTTTTACATCTAATAGAGAAGGAGGAAAGGGATATGATGATATCTATAAATTTTCTGAAACAAAGAAGCTGACATGTGAACAAATCTTAAAAGGAACAATCACTGATAAAGAGTCAGGAGATTTCCTTGAAGATGCAAAAATGAGTTTGTTTGATGAGAAATATCAGTTGTTAAAAGGAAATGTAACTAATAAAAGAGGGCAGTATAGTTTCGAAGTTGAATGTGGAAAAACGTATTACGTACGTGCTGAGAAACGTAATTATGAAACGAAGGAAGGTTCGATTTCTATTGAAAAAGTAAATGGAGAAAGTTATTTGTCTCTTGAATTAGAAAAACGAATCAAACCAATAGGAGTGGGCACTGATCTTGCCAAAACTTTAGATATTCCAATTATTTATTTTGACTTAGATAAATCTTTCATAAGAAAAGATGCAGCTTTTGAGTTAGAAAAAATAGTTGCTGTAATGAATGAATTTCCTAAAATTAAAATTGATATACGCTCACATACTGATAGCCGACAAACAGCACAATATAATGAAGCATTATCTGATAGAAGAGCCAAGTCAACTAGAGATTGGTTGATTAAAAATGGTATAGATGCAAGTCGATTAACAGCTAAAGGATATGGAGAATCTCAATTGGTAAATAAATGTGCAGATGGTGTTCAATGTACAGAAGCCGAGCATCAAGCGAATAGACGCAGTGAATTTGTTGTTATTTCGATGGAATAA
- a CDS encoding type IX secretion system membrane protein PorP/SprF, whose protein sequence is MKIKLLLVLLLLSGSIYAQQDAQFTQYMYNTININPAYAGSRESMNVFILHRAQWVGLDGAPVTSTASINTPIEGSNIGLGLSIISDKIGPSDETNVAADFSYSIETSDRYRLSFGLKATANLLNIDFNKLNQYDSGDNIFSTNVDNKFSPNIGVGLYYHSDDTYFGISAPNLLETKHFDRYAGTGSNTHIATEKIHYYLIAGHVFDLTGDVKFKPSILTKVVQGAPLQVDLSGNFLINEKFVAGIAYRWSAAISAMVGFQASDSWFIGYGYDLETTKLANYNSGSHEIFLRYELFNKYDRIVSPRFF, encoded by the coding sequence ATGAAAATAAAGTTATTATTAGTTTTACTTCTATTATCGGGATCGATTTATGCACAGCAAGATGCACAGTTTACCCAATATATGTACAATACGATTAATATTAATCCGGCGTATGCTGGATCAAGAGAGTCGATGAATGTGTTTATTTTGCATCGAGCCCAATGGGTTGGTCTAGATGGCGCACCGGTTACTAGTACAGCATCTATAAACACACCTATTGAAGGAAGCAATATTGGTTTAGGATTATCAATTATTAGTGATAAAATAGGACCGTCTGATGAAACCAATGTTGCAGCTGATTTCTCCTATAGTATTGAAACTTCAGATCGATATAGGTTGTCGTTTGGTTTAAAGGCAACAGCTAATTTACTGAACATTGATTTTAACAAATTGAACCAGTATGACAGTGGTGATAATATTTTTTCCACTAATGTGGATAATAAATTCTCGCCAAATATAGGAGTTGGTTTGTATTATCATTCTGACGATACATATTTTGGTATTTCTGCGCCTAACTTGTTAGAGACGAAACATTTTGATCGTTATGCAGGGACTGGTTCAAATACACATATAGCTACAGAAAAAATACATTATTATTTAATAGCTGGACATGTTTTTGACTTAACCGGAGATGTGAAATTCAAACCATCGATCCTAACTAAAGTGGTACAAGGGGCTCCTTTACAAGTTGATTTATCAGGAAATTTTTTGATAAACGAAAAATTTGTAGCAGGGATTGCTTATCGATGGAGTGCAGCTATAAGTGCTATGGTTGGTTTTCAAGCTAGTGATTCTTGGTTTATCGGTTATGGTTATGACTTAGAAACTACGAAACTTGCTAATTATAATTCTGGTTCACATGAAATCTTTTTAAGATATGAATTGTTCAATAAGTACGATAGAATAGTATCTCCAAGATTCTTTTAA